A section of the Neorhizobium galegae bv. orientalis str. HAMBI 540 genome encodes:
- a CDS encoding cupin, translating into MTSAADTTLETILFEPGDWVPNNPELPVLVYRQAVAAEGEMAPKFESRFRENGWKGIWRNGVFDYQHYHTGAHEVLGIAGGRARLLIGGPDGTELSVHAGDCLILPAGTGHMRIDASRDFLVVGAYPPRQEADIQTRPASEAQLARIANLPLPKTDPVGGATGALLRAWPPRRS; encoded by the coding sequence ATGACCTCCGCTGCCGATACCACTCTCGAAACGATCCTCTTCGAGCCCGGCGACTGGGTGCCGAACAATCCCGAACTGCCGGTGCTGGTCTATCGGCAGGCCGTCGCGGCGGAAGGCGAGATGGCGCCGAAGTTCGAAAGCCGGTTCAGGGAGAATGGGTGGAAGGGGATCTGGCGCAATGGCGTATTCGACTATCAGCATTATCACACCGGCGCGCATGAAGTGCTGGGGATCGCCGGCGGCCGGGCACGGCTGCTGATCGGCGGGCCTGACGGCACGGAACTCAGCGTCCATGCCGGAGACTGCCTGATCCTGCCCGCCGGCACCGGCCATATGCGGATCGACGCCAGCCGGGACTTCCTGGTAGTCGGCGCCTACCCGCCCAGGCAGGAAGCGGATATCCAGACGAGGCCGGCGAGCGAGGCGCAACTTGCCAGGATCGCCAACCTGCCGCTTCCAAAGACCGACCCGGTGGGAGGCGCCACCGGCGCACTTCTGCGCGCCTGGCCGCCACGCCGATCTTAG
- a CDS encoding LacI family DNA-binding transcriptional regulator has product MIKRTKGVTISQVADAAGVARSSVSRAFTRPDMLSPETVTRIMKAAEALGYVPNHTARALSTGRHGNVGLIVPDIANPFFPPLIQAAQLEADRSDFCIFLGNTEENPTQEDKLVGRFAGQVEGLVLASSRLSDERIRAHANLLPLVLINRDVDGIPRVLIDSGSGVREAVEHLAKLGHRRIVYVSGPSNSWSNKQRRTAIKAAASKLDIVVETVPAVLASYNSGRNAVSAILATGATAAVAFDDLTAQGVLAGLSEKRVSVPGDFSLIGCDDVLGAVTYPALTSVSNRSTEAGRVAVSLLLDMLQSRAIRDVRYVLETHLVVRNTTAAAR; this is encoded by the coding sequence ATGATCAAGCGGACCAAGGGCGTCACTATCAGCCAGGTCGCCGATGCGGCAGGCGTTGCGCGTTCCAGCGTCTCGCGCGCCTTCACGCGGCCGGACATGCTCTCCCCTGAAACAGTGACCCGCATCATGAAGGCGGCAGAAGCGCTCGGTTATGTGCCGAACCACACGGCGCGGGCGCTCAGCACCGGGCGACACGGCAATGTCGGGCTGATCGTGCCGGATATCGCCAACCCGTTCTTTCCGCCATTGATCCAGGCGGCCCAACTGGAGGCGGACCGTTCCGATTTCTGCATCTTCCTCGGCAATACCGAGGAGAACCCGACGCAGGAAGACAAGCTGGTCGGCCGGTTCGCAGGCCAGGTAGAAGGCTTGGTACTCGCCTCCTCCCGCCTTTCGGACGAGCGCATCCGCGCCCATGCAAACCTGCTGCCGCTGGTGCTGATCAACCGCGATGTCGACGGCATTCCGCGGGTGCTGATCGACAGCGGATCGGGCGTCCGCGAGGCGGTCGAACATCTCGCCAAGCTCGGCCACCGCCGGATCGTCTATGTCAGCGGCCCGTCGAATTCCTGGTCGAACAAGCAGCGCCGCACCGCCATCAAGGCCGCCGCATCAAAGCTGGATATCGTGGTCGAAACCGTGCCGGCGGTGCTGGCGAGCTACAATTCCGGCCGCAACGCCGTCAGCGCGATCCTGGCCACCGGCGCCACGGCGGCCGTCGCCTTCGACGACCTGACGGCGCAAGGCGTGCTGGCCGGGCTTTCCGAAAAGCGGGTCTCGGTGCCCGGCGATTTCAGCCTGATCGGCTGCGACGACGTGCTTGGCGCCGTCACCTATCCAGCGCTGACATCGGTCTCCAATCGGTCTACGGAAGCCGGCCGGGTGGCCGTTTCGCTGCTCCTCGACATGCTGCAGTCGCGCGCCATCCGCGACGTGCGCTACGTGCTGGAAACCCATCTCGTGGTGCGCAATACGACGGCCGCAGCACGATAG
- a CDS encoding extracellular solute-binding protein, with product MKNRSAKTRISTRALLMSAAFGAALLSGASTVSAETLTVWSGYPEMAPFYEHVAQGMKAAYPKLEVKVEAIALREHEKRVALGLTGGQDGTTVIELSGSTATRYLENDLLPEAPADISTFVKDPKNFDKFFSDTAGQGGKIYGMPLFRGQGALYYNTDMFKAAGLTAAPKTMEEYSAYAEKLTKRDASGKATVSGWSMRLSGGGQGIAEKFWINMHQYGGAILVPAGDGKWKPNFANEAGRKALKQYLTNIFTTKTVTPEMPADADAFERGQTAMFIRESWVIGDIAKKAPDLKYATAPLPKGSIALPTNLYVAGKGADAKVGWEFAKAANSPDNLVWLLQNVGWLPNRSGVDYSAVTSKQPAFAAFVDYPKGYEFFTLPSIGPIEEILTRVAAQLVVAFGDASLASDDAKIDAFLKKASDEVNTILAREGLAAK from the coding sequence ATGAAAAACAGATCAGCAAAGACCAGAATTTCGACCCGCGCGCTGCTTATGAGCGCGGCATTCGGCGCCGCCCTTCTCTCGGGCGCGTCCACCGTTTCGGCCGAAACGCTGACGGTCTGGAGCGGTTATCCGGAAATGGCGCCGTTCTACGAACATGTCGCGCAGGGCATGAAGGCCGCCTATCCGAAACTCGAGGTGAAGGTCGAGGCGATCGCTCTTCGCGAGCATGAAAAACGCGTCGCGCTCGGCCTTACCGGCGGCCAGGACGGCACGACGGTTATCGAGCTCTCCGGCTCGACCGCCACCCGTTACCTCGAAAACGATCTTCTGCCGGAGGCGCCGGCCGATATCTCGACTTTCGTGAAGGACCCGAAGAACTTCGACAAGTTCTTCAGCGATACGGCAGGCCAGGGCGGCAAGATCTACGGCATGCCGCTCTTCCGAGGCCAGGGTGCTCTCTATTATAACACCGACATGTTCAAGGCTGCGGGGCTGACGGCCGCGCCGAAGACCATGGAGGAATATTCCGCCTATGCCGAGAAGCTGACCAAGCGCGATGCCTCCGGCAAGGCGACGGTGTCGGGCTGGAGCATGCGTCTCTCGGGTGGTGGCCAGGGCATTGCGGAGAAATTTTGGATCAACATGCATCAATATGGCGGCGCCATCCTCGTTCCCGCAGGCGACGGCAAGTGGAAGCCCAATTTCGCCAATGAAGCTGGCCGCAAGGCGCTGAAACAGTATCTCACCAACATCTTCACCACCAAGACGGTCACCCCGGAAATGCCGGCTGATGCCGATGCCTTCGAGCGCGGCCAGACCGCCATGTTCATCCGCGAATCCTGGGTGATCGGCGACATCGCCAAGAAGGCTCCGGATCTGAAATACGCCACCGCGCCGCTGCCGAAGGGTTCCATCGCCCTGCCCACCAACCTCTATGTCGCCGGCAAGGGCGCCGATGCCAAGGTCGGCTGGGAATTTGCAAAGGCTGCCAATTCGCCGGACAACCTCGTCTGGCTGCTCCAGAACGTCGGCTGGCTGCCGAACCGTTCGGGTGTCGACTATTCGGCCGTCACGTCCAAGCAACCGGCGTTTGCTGCCTTCGTCGACTATCCGAAAGGCTACGAGTTCTTCACGCTGCCGTCGATCGGCCCGATCGAAGAGATCCTGACCCGCGTTGCCGCCCAGCTCGTCGTCGCCTTCGGCGACGCCTCGCTTGCCAGCGACGATGCCAAGATCGATGCTTTCCTCAAGAAGGCCAGCGACGAAGTGAACACCATCCTCGCCCGCGAAGGCCTGGCTGCGAAATAA
- a CDS encoding DUF3175 domain-containing protein produces the protein MPKKNKKKWSQDVTEHSDAMHLKDGVFKSRSPKKIAGSLQHSAEESHRRKSSPFQSAMSMLNFYINRAGGQLSKSRRVTLEKTKDELRKDFGREPKH, from the coding sequence ATGCCCAAGAAGAACAAGAAGAAATGGTCGCAGGACGTGACCGAACATAGCGATGCGATGCACCTGAAGGATGGCGTGTTCAAATCGCGCAGCCCGAAAAAGATCGCCGGCTCCCTCCAGCACTCAGCAGAGGAGAGCCATCGCCGCAAGTCGAGCCCGTTCCAATCGGCGATGTCGATGCTGAATTTCTACATCAACCGCGCCGGCGGCCAGCTTTCGAAATCGCGACGCGTGACGCTGGAAAAGACCAAGGATGAGCTTCGCAAGGATTTCGGCCGTGAACCGAAGCATTAA
- a CDS encoding neutral/alkaline non-lysosomal ceramidase N-terminal domain-containing protein — protein sequence MIPVGAAIVDITPPPGLAMSGFAARTLPAKGAHDALTARAVVVGDTAVVVADVIGIDAATSDRIRKRCVLPADNVVAAALHNHGGPVSMAGRLSIAADPAYLERLEDACVAAIDKAAAARRPATITVGQGSDPGIARNRRHPGGPVDASLPLLRIRAADGDMIAVVTAYACHPVVLAADNLLWTADYPHFVRQALEEAHPGAVALFMTGCVGDANTGHSAHASISLATNPDRSFASAERIGRKIADAALVAPEQPVPDTATARNGTLSLAFERRETEAPQTLENRWREEALTAEPARKSLLFYWADWARDIAPLKPEPLAARVTVLDWGGVPIVALPGEIFAETALSIRAALGADKPAFVIGFADDNPGYIPPAGEFPFGGYEVDEAHRYYGLAATFASGSAEALAACAIELAKATSSGGGAA from the coding sequence ATGATCCCGGTCGGAGCCGCCATCGTCGATATCACCCCGCCGCCCGGTCTTGCGATGTCCGGATTTGCGGCACGCACCCTGCCGGCCAAAGGCGCCCATGATGCCCTGACGGCGCGCGCCGTGGTGGTCGGCGATACGGCAGTTGTCGTCGCCGATGTCATCGGCATCGACGCAGCGACGAGCGACCGGATCCGCAAGCGCTGCGTCCTTCCGGCGGATAACGTGGTGGCCGCAGCACTCCACAATCACGGCGGTCCGGTTTCCATGGCCGGACGGCTCAGCATCGCCGCCGATCCGGCCTATCTGGAGCGGCTGGAAGACGCATGCGTCGCAGCCATCGACAAGGCCGCGGCCGCGCGCCGGCCGGCAACCATCACTGTGGGGCAGGGGAGCGATCCGGGGATTGCGCGCAATCGGCGCCATCCGGGCGGACCCGTGGATGCTTCCCTGCCGCTCCTTCGCATCCGCGCCGCGGATGGCGACATGATCGCCGTCGTCACCGCCTATGCCTGCCACCCGGTGGTGCTGGCGGCCGACAATCTTCTCTGGACGGCGGATTATCCGCATTTCGTGCGGCAGGCGCTGGAGGAAGCCCATCCCGGTGCCGTTGCCCTGTTCATGACCGGCTGCGTCGGCGACGCCAATACCGGCCATTCGGCGCATGCCTCGATCTCGCTCGCGACGAACCCAGACCGCAGCTTTGCTTCAGCCGAACGGATCGGCCGCAAGATCGCCGATGCGGCGCTTGTCGCTCCTGAGCAGCCGGTGCCCGATACCGCGACCGCCCGAAATGGCACCCTCAGCCTTGCCTTTGAGCGCCGCGAGACCGAAGCCCCCCAAACTCTCGAAAATCGCTGGCGGGAAGAGGCACTCACCGCCGAACCTGCCCGCAAAAGCCTGCTGTTCTATTGGGCCGATTGGGCGCGCGACATCGCGCCCCTCAAACCCGAGCCACTTGCGGCGCGCGTGACCGTGCTCGATTGGGGCGGTGTACCGATCGTCGCTTTGCCGGGCGAGATCTTTGCGGAGACGGCGCTGTCGATCCGCGCAGCACTCGGAGCCGACAAGCCGGCCTTCGTCATCGGTTTTGCCGATGACAATCCTGGCTACATCCCGCCGGCCGGCGAATTCCCGTTCGGTGGATACGAAGTGGACGAGGCGCACCGTTATTACGGCCTGGCGGCCACCTTCGCGTCGGGCTCGGCGGAAGCGCTCGCGGCCTGCGCTATCGAACTCGCGAAAGCCACCTCCAGTGGAGGCGGGGCAGCATGA
- a CDS encoding sugar isomerase domain-containing protein, giving the protein MPDHPVIDADALCEGYFASTQALMRRVLEEEKTPLDQAAAKLADQIAADRLVHIYGPGGHSNLASQEVFFRAGGLMHISAILDEGTLLSNGALRSMAIERTPGYGKVVISNQRLGDTDLLILVNAYGINAALIDAALEAKRRGAFLVGVSSREHASKTSPDHPARHPTRQNLHDIVDIAIDCKVPIGDAVVKVPGMGENIAAISTFANAFTLNCLVIRTVAKLVERGIEPPVWRSGNAPGGDEANGRFIANFQGRVRAL; this is encoded by the coding sequence ATGCCTGATCACCCCGTCATCGATGCGGATGCGCTCTGCGAAGGTTATTTCGCCTCGACCCAAGCCCTGATGCGGCGAGTCCTGGAAGAGGAAAAAACGCCGCTCGACCAGGCCGCGGCCAAGCTCGCCGACCAGATCGCCGCCGACCGGCTGGTGCATATCTACGGCCCGGGCGGTCATTCCAATCTCGCCTCGCAGGAAGTCTTCTTCCGCGCCGGCGGGCTGATGCATATCAGCGCCATTCTCGACGAGGGTACGCTGCTATCGAACGGCGCGCTCCGCTCCATGGCGATCGAGCGTACGCCCGGTTACGGCAAGGTGGTGATATCAAACCAGCGGCTCGGCGACACCGACCTGCTGATCCTCGTCAACGCCTACGGCATCAACGCCGCGCTGATCGATGCCGCGCTGGAAGCCAAACGCCGCGGCGCCTTCCTGGTCGGCGTCAGCTCTCGCGAACATGCCTCGAAAACCTCGCCGGATCATCCGGCCCGCCATCCAACCAGGCAGAACCTCCACGACATCGTCGACATCGCCATCGACTGCAAGGTGCCGATCGGCGATGCGGTCGTGAAGGTCCCCGGCATGGGCGAAAACATTGCGGCGATCTCCACCTTCGCCAACGCATTCACGCTGAACTGCCTGGTGATCCGCACGGTAGCGAAGCTTGTCGAGCGCGGCATCGAGCCGCCGGTCTGGCGCAGCGGCAATGCGCCGGGAGGCGACGAGGCGAACGGCCGTTTCATCGCCAATTTCCAAGGCCGGGTGAGGGCGCTCTGA
- a CDS encoding carbohydrate ABC transporter permease has product MLKRKRWIFAILAILPTLAVFAYVRLYPIADTLRLSLFKWDILSKNKPFVGLANFRELMGDHLFIDALVNTTIIAFGVLILTIPMALIIAALIFHRTRSRMAGFYETAIFIPHVVSLVPAAMAWKWIFDARLGPLNALLTFFGIPAQSWLFDPVLSVICIIVLCSWQALGYAVLIYIVGFKNLPVSLYEAAKLDGASGPQSFWHLSIPMLKPITLYVSVVTLVSGFNVYAQAFVLASDAQGAPGRQVRVLVLDMLENSFRNYRVGYAASEAVVLLVIVLALTLIQFSMLRERGKA; this is encoded by the coding sequence ATGCTGAAGCGCAAAAGATGGATTTTTGCGATCCTTGCGATTTTGCCGACCCTGGCAGTCTTTGCCTATGTCCGGCTTTATCCGATCGCCGACACGCTGAGGCTCAGCCTTTTCAAGTGGGACATCCTGTCGAAGAACAAGCCCTTCGTCGGCCTCGCGAATTTCCGCGAGCTGATGGGCGACCACCTGTTCATCGATGCGCTGGTCAATACTACGATCATCGCTTTCGGCGTGCTGATCCTCACCATTCCGATGGCGCTGATCATCGCTGCACTGATCTTCCACCGCACCCGCTCTCGGATGGCCGGCTTCTACGAGACCGCGATCTTCATTCCGCATGTCGTGTCGCTGGTTCCGGCCGCCATGGCCTGGAAATGGATTTTTGACGCCCGGCTCGGGCCGCTGAATGCGCTTTTGACCTTCTTCGGAATCCCGGCGCAATCCTGGCTGTTCGATCCGGTCCTGTCGGTCATCTGCATCATCGTGCTCTGCTCCTGGCAGGCGCTGGGTTACGCGGTGCTGATCTATATCGTCGGCTTCAAGAACCTGCCGGTCTCGCTTTATGAAGCCGCCAAGCTTGACGGCGCCTCCGGGCCGCAGAGTTTCTGGCATCTCTCCATCCCGATGCTGAAACCGATCACCCTCTACGTCTCGGTCGTGACGCTGGTCTCCGGCTTTAACGTCTATGCCCAGGCCTTCGTCCTGGCATCCGATGCGCAAGGGGCGCCCGGACGGCAGGTGCGGGTGTTGGTTCTCGACATGCTGGAAAACAGCTTTCGCAATTACCGCGTCGGTTACGCGGCGTCCGAGGCCGTCGTGCTTCTGGTTATCGTTCTCGCGCTGACGCTCATCCAGTTCTCGATGCTGCGGGAAAGGGGCAAGGCATGA
- a CDS encoding 6-phosphogluconolactonase — MTIATAHRPSPETRRTFDRLSVESFATRAEMGAAAAADIAAALTERLANQTEVRMVFAAAPSQADMLKALCAVPGIDWGRVTAFHMDEYIGLSPSSPARFANWLDEHVFAKLPFAAVHRITPEPDASAEVRRYSGLLNEAPIDFVCLGIGVNGHIAFNDPPVADFNDPLDVKIVELDDICRQQQVDDDCFSDLASVPNEAITLTVPRLLRADRMFCVVPGAVKRDAVSKTLYGPLTTECPASVLRFHAACTLYIDKDSDPDA; from the coding sequence TTGACCATCGCCACCGCCCATCGTCCTTCGCCGGAAACGCGGCGGACTTTCGACCGCCTCTCGGTCGAAAGCTTTGCAACACGGGCCGAGATGGGCGCCGCTGCGGCCGCCGACATTGCCGCCGCCTTGACCGAGCGCCTCGCCAACCAGACGGAAGTCCGCATGGTCTTTGCCGCCGCCCCCAGCCAGGCCGACATGCTGAAGGCGCTCTGCGCCGTGCCGGGTATCGACTGGGGCCGCGTTACCGCCTTCCACATGGACGAATATATCGGCCTTTCGCCCTCCTCGCCGGCGCGTTTCGCCAACTGGCTGGACGAGCATGTGTTCGCCAAGTTGCCATTCGCCGCCGTGCACCGCATCACCCCTGAGCCGGATGCGAGCGCCGAGGTGCGCCGTTATTCCGGCCTGCTGAACGAGGCGCCGATCGATTTCGTTTGCCTCGGCATCGGCGTCAACGGCCACATCGCCTTCAACGACCCGCCAGTCGCCGATTTCAACGACCCGCTGGACGTCAAGATCGTCGAGCTGGACGATATCTGCCGCCAGCAGCAGGTCGATGACGACTGTTTTTCGGATCTCGCGTCCGTCCCCAACGAGGCGATCACGCTGACGGTGCCGCGCCTGCTCAGAGCCGACCGGATGTTCTGCGTCGTGCCGGGCGCCGTCAAGCGCGACGCCGTTTCGAAGACGCTTTACGGCCCGCTGACCACCGAATGCCCGGCAAGCGTCCTGCGCTTCCACGCCGCCTGCACCCTTTATATCGATAAGGATTCCGACCCCGATGCCTGA
- a CDS encoding N-acetylglucosamine-6-phosphate deacetylase, protein MVVDGIDPRTGKGFAIEIADGRIAAIRPAENTSPRYLSAGLIDLQVNGYRGFDLNNGEVTANILLSLCEEMLGVGVTTWLPTIITASKISILQALADIARIRAGHRLIAEMVPGIHVEGPSISDKDGPRGAHPLAHVRPPSIAEFDRWQQASGNLVSMVTLAPEHEGSVDYIRALTARGVHVALGHTAATPEEIHAAAAAGAVLSTHLGNGAAAMLPRHPNFIWAQLADDRLTASFIADGWHLPADTFKAMLRAKGPDRAILVSDMVALAGMPAGIYDQPVGGRVEVSAEGRIGVAGTPYLAGASLPLSANVAIASQMAGLPLADTLLLATANPGRFVGGRGLLEVGARADLIRFEWSEGERELSIRETWVHGEKASCA, encoded by the coding sequence ATGGTCGTCGACGGTATCGATCCCCGCACCGGCAAAGGTTTTGCGATCGAAATCGCCGACGGCAGGATTGCCGCCATCCGCCCGGCGGAAAATACCAGCCCGCGTTATCTCTCCGCCGGCCTGATTGACCTACAGGTCAACGGTTATCGCGGCTTCGACCTGAACAATGGCGAAGTCACCGCCAACATCCTCCTTTCCCTCTGCGAGGAGATGCTGGGCGTCGGCGTGACCACCTGGCTGCCGACCATCATCACGGCCTCCAAGATTTCCATCCTTCAGGCGCTCGCCGATATCGCAAGAATCCGCGCCGGCCACCGGCTGATCGCCGAAATGGTGCCGGGAATACATGTCGAAGGCCCGTCGATCTCCGACAAGGACGGTCCGCGCGGCGCGCACCCGCTGGCGCATGTCCGCCCGCCGTCGATCGCGGAATTCGACCGCTGGCAGCAGGCCTCCGGCAATCTGGTCTCGATGGTGACGCTTGCGCCGGAACATGAGGGCAGCGTCGATTATATCCGCGCGCTCACGGCCAGAGGCGTTCACGTGGCGCTCGGCCACACCGCCGCGACGCCGGAGGAAATCCATGCGGCCGCCGCGGCGGGTGCGGTCCTTTCCACCCATCTCGGCAACGGCGCCGCGGCCATGCTGCCGCGCCACCCGAATTTCATCTGGGCGCAGCTTGCCGATGACCGGCTGACGGCCAGCTTCATCGCCGACGGCTGGCACCTGCCGGCCGATACGTTCAAGGCCATGCTGCGCGCCAAGGGTCCGGATCGGGCGATCCTCGTGTCCGACATGGTGGCGCTCGCCGGCATGCCCGCCGGCATCTACGACCAGCCAGTCGGCGGCCGCGTCGAGGTGTCTGCCGAAGGCCGCATCGGCGTTGCCGGCACGCCCTATCTCGCCGGCGCCAGCCTGCCGCTGTCCGCCAATGTCGCGATCGCGTCGCAGATGGCGGGCCTCCCGCTTGCCGATACGCTTCTGCTCGCAACGGCAAATCCGGGTCGCTTCGTCGGCGGGCGCGGTCTGCTGGAAGTCGGCGCGCGGGCCGATCTCATCCGTTTCGAATGGTCGGAAGGCGAGCGTGAATTGTCTATCCGCGAAACCTGGGTCCACGGCGAAAAGGCGTCCTGCGCATGA
- a CDS encoding Bug family tripartite tricarboxylate transporter substrate binding protein — MKKFLAGALALVFSAYVPGGTATAADDNYPSRQITLLAGFPAGSGADVYARFFAKKLEEQLKQTVIVDNKPGGLGSLSVVALKNAKPDGYTMLIGSADQFTAAPYVFNAPPYDPLKDFDYVAPVFSQAFMMLVNAKSPYQKISDLTKAMKEKGAKGSYATSNFPSVILAEMYKANTGVPDTLQVRYKTSADSLNDFASGAIDYMVGDPVFGLARSRDGTLRVLAVSTAKRISSVPDIPTFAEEGVPNVDVRIWWVLAAPKGTPKDILDKMHKVMTQVTTSEEARKFVGTNGGEPMTLDSPKATLDYATMDTKRWEEWAKIGKIEKQ, encoded by the coding sequence GTGAAGAAATTTTTAGCAGGCGCCCTGGCGCTGGTGTTTTCCGCATACGTTCCGGGAGGTACGGCCACCGCCGCCGACGACAACTACCCGAGCCGGCAGATCACGCTGCTCGCCGGTTTCCCGGCCGGCAGCGGCGCGGACGTCTATGCCCGCTTCTTCGCCAAGAAGCTCGAAGAACAGCTTAAACAGACCGTCATCGTCGACAACAAGCCGGGCGGCCTCGGAAGCCTTTCGGTCGTCGCGCTCAAGAACGCGAAGCCGGATGGTTATACGATGCTGATCGGCTCGGCCGACCAGTTTACCGCGGCGCCCTACGTTTTCAACGCGCCGCCTTATGATCCGCTCAAGGACTTCGACTATGTCGCGCCGGTGTTCAGCCAGGCGTTCATGATGCTGGTCAACGCCAAGTCGCCCTACCAGAAGATTTCCGACCTGACCAAGGCGATGAAGGAGAAGGGCGCCAAGGGCTCCTACGCCACGTCGAACTTCCCGTCGGTGATCCTGGCCGAAATGTACAAGGCCAATACCGGCGTGCCGGACACGCTTCAGGTGCGTTACAAGACCAGTGCCGACTCGCTCAACGACTTTGCAAGCGGCGCCATCGACTACATGGTCGGCGACCCGGTCTTCGGCCTTGCCCGCTCGCGTGACGGAACGCTGCGGGTGCTGGCCGTCAGCACGGCGAAGCGCATTTCCTCCGTCCCGGATATCCCGACTTTCGCGGAAGAAGGCGTGCCGAATGTCGACGTACGCATCTGGTGGGTTCTCGCCGCGCCCAAGGGCACGCCGAAGGATATTCTCGACAAGATGCACAAGGTGATGACGCAGGTCACCACCAGCGAAGAAGCCCGCAAGTTCGTCGGCACCAATGGCGGCGAGCCGATGACGCTCGACAGCCCGAAGGCGACCCTCGACTACGCGACGATGGACACCAAGCGCTGGGAAGAGTGGGCCAAGATCGGCAAGATCGAAAAGCAGTAA